A genomic stretch from Limanda limanda chromosome 11, fLimLim1.1, whole genome shotgun sequence includes:
- the LOC133014545 gene encoding phospholipase A and acyltransferase 4-like yields the protein MFSKKTWRQPVSLQVDQSVSTADFGDLIEFVNPLLGLSLWGVYVGEGWVIHFGVGDENMTQKACRSFLQQMVSKSSADRVLKKTRVCTQRVADIKLPPGTRISVNNNKHNLVPSTQEMMRHRSDTFLLQEFKYDLMNFNSEHFATFLRYGHAVCNQIPFKTKNEAHVDTTQTLQMIMQQRMETKT from the exons ATGTTTTCCAAAAAGACATGGCGACAG CCTGTTTCTCTTCAGGTGGATCAGAGTGTGTCCACGGCCGATTTCGGGGACTTGATTGAGTTTGTGAACCCACTGCTGGGTTTGTCTCTTTGGGGGGTTTACGTTGGTGAAGGCTGGGTTATCCATTTTGGAGTGGGAG ACGAGAACATGACACAAAAAGCCTGCCGCAGCTTCCTTCAGCAGATGGTTTCAAAGTCGAGCGCTGACCGTGTTCTGAAGAAGACCAGAGTCTGCACGCAGCGCGTTGCAGATATCAAACTGCCTCCAGGAACTCGAATCAgcgtcaacaacaacaaacacaacctggTTCCGTCAACACAGGAGATGATGAGGCATCGCTCTGACACTTTTCTGCTGCAGGAGTTCAAATACGACCTGATGAACTTCAACAGTGAGCATTTCGCCACATTCCTCCGGTACGGCCACGCTGTGTGCAACCAG atTCCCTTTAAGACCAAGAATGAGGCGCATGTGGACACAACTCAAACTCTGCAAATGATAATGCAGCAAAGGATGGAGACAAAAACTTGA